From Bacteroidota bacterium, a single genomic window includes:
- a CDS encoding CHAT domain-containing protein has product MKAKWTALLAGLTLLLSAHSGFGQLHVDSLYCQLQTRLEVGATLNSKKQHEAASDTLQALLPTIRLHKGLEFRRLLAEFHFQIGYAAYYEGDTALAQSSLYTADSMLETIDRQGSELRARILRQRGMVAYFMAEDGFAAKELYESAYREWLLIPEKDSVELAIVLQCMGQAATRLGEYSSAIDLYQQSLSMRERIFGKLHPRVGFAYWNLGNAYAYSDEYENASQAYQEALEIMRTSAPEDQLTIADIIRNLAATYGELGRYHEAIAYHLEAITIQKQLNGPFALSLVDYLSSLALDYSYDGQFALAESALKEMERIYQHHGIKNGERIASFRFIQAMVLDNSGARQQLVLQEFEASIGAISTVNAKVLDWTFYPECNSTKHPLLMQQIILGKSRYLGKTARKNGLKLPLLRASLKGYERAAELTNRLRLEYQDQDDKLFLSGRGSTFLQDALSIAFVLWDTTGESLHVSTAFKLMENCKFQLLLEFFRRSKVEISDEISKSTVERLDAFRQRCAELDYSLSNESLIKDSIEQYKAELLEKRLLMHALEDSLSTQSQIFKTANPDQTTVPLNSFRNQLPDHAAAVSYALSDSSIFVILATKKDINFRQTALAKGFIDSLEQWIGLCRKPLEKEEEVIEFARLGHSIYKVLLAPEMALLDHYTQLLIIPDGVLGNLPFEALLTQSPKPTARNLSKFPFLMRDFRCSYAASATLWMDQQKDLLSTKPLECLGLGWGKRTTSSLPGIPQPLNGIAGTETELKMLEKIVAGEYFLADAASEANFKSNAPRYGILHLALHARASESDPQILFPSPGDDKEDGVLHFHELFQLKLKARLAVLSACETGRGKLIQGEGIQSISSGFAAIGVPSVLMSLWEVDDNSGQQLMEGFYHGVQSGLSLDHALQQAKLDFLSQTTGDKGAPFYWAAFVPMGNMKPIDLATPYHSNTWLFGLLALVSVCIFIAYCIYNKKRKST; this is encoded by the coding sequence TTGAAGGCAAAATGGACAGCTTTGTTGGCCGGCCTGACGCTGCTTTTGAGCGCGCATTCGGGATTTGGGCAATTGCATGTTGACAGTTTGTATTGTCAGTTGCAGACGCGGTTGGAGGTGGGGGCTACACTGAATTCCAAAAAGCAGCATGAAGCCGCAAGCGATACGCTTCAGGCCTTGCTCCCCACGATCCGGCTCCACAAAGGACTCGAATTTCGACGTTTGCTGGCCGAATTTCATTTCCAGATCGGCTATGCGGCCTACTACGAAGGGGATACCGCCCTTGCACAATCGTCATTGTACACTGCCGATTCAATGCTGGAAACGATTGACCGTCAAGGCTCCGAATTGCGTGCCCGCATTTTACGGCAACGTGGCATGGTGGCCTATTTTATGGCGGAGGATGGTTTTGCAGCAAAGGAGCTTTACGAAAGTGCCTACCGCGAATGGCTGCTGATTCCGGAAAAGGACAGTGTCGAGTTGGCGATCGTATTGCAATGCATGGGGCAAGCCGCGACACGTCTCGGCGAATACAGCAGTGCAATTGATCTCTATCAGCAATCCTTGTCCATGCGGGAGCGGATATTCGGGAAGCTTCATCCACGTGTCGGCTTTGCCTATTGGAATCTTGGCAATGCGTATGCCTACTCTGATGAATACGAAAATGCTTCCCAAGCCTACCAAGAGGCCTTGGAAATCATGCGGACTTCGGCCCCGGAGGACCAATTGACCATTGCAGACATTATCAGGAATCTTGCAGCTACTTATGGCGAGCTTGGAAGATATCATGAGGCAATTGCCTACCACCTTGAAGCGATTACTATTCAAAAACAACTGAATGGCCCATTCGCATTGAGTTTGGTTGACTACTTGTCAAGCTTGGCACTGGATTATTCCTACGATGGCCAATTCGCCTTGGCAGAAAGTGCGCTCAAGGAAATGGAGCGGATCTATCAGCATCATGGAATCAAAAATGGCGAAAGGATCGCATCTTTTAGGTTTATCCAAGCCATGGTACTTGACAATTCAGGTGCAAGACAACAATTGGTGCTTCAAGAATTCGAAGCCTCGATAGGTGCGATTTCCACGGTGAACGCAAAAGTTTTGGATTGGACTTTCTACCCTGAATGCAATTCCACTAAACACCCTTTGCTGATGCAACAAATCATCCTTGGCAAGTCTCGCTATTTGGGTAAAACAGCTCGGAAAAATGGTTTGAAGCTACCATTGCTTCGGGCCAGTCTTAAGGGGTACGAAAGGGCTGCAGAGTTGACCAATCGATTACGTTTGGAATACCAAGACCAAGATGACAAGTTGTTCCTTAGCGGTAGAGGCTCCACTTTCTTGCAAGATGCATTGTCTATTGCTTTTGTACTTTGGGATACGACTGGTGAATCGTTGCACGTTTCCACCGCCTTCAAACTAATGGAAAATTGCAAATTCCAGCTTCTATTGGAGTTTTTCAGACGATCCAAAGTAGAAATTTCGGATGAAATCAGCAAGTCAACAGTCGAACGATTGGATGCCTTCCGACAGAGGTGTGCTGAGCTTGACTACAGCCTGTCGAACGAGAGCCTCATAAAGGACTCTATTGAGCAATATAAAGCTGAATTGCTCGAAAAAAGGTTGTTAATGCATGCTCTAGAGGATTCACTTTCTACTCAGTCACAAATTTTCAAAACTGCCAATCCGGATCAGACTACTGTGCCACTGAATTCTTTCCGAAATCAACTGCCAGATCATGCTGCAGCCGTATCGTATGCGCTTTCGGATTCCAGCATCTTTGTTATTCTTGCCACAAAAAAAGACATCAACTTCCGGCAGACAGCACTTGCAAAGGGATTTATCGACAGTCTGGAGCAGTGGATTGGATTATGCCGAAAACCGCTGGAAAAAGAGGAAGAAGTTATAGAATTTGCAAGGCTGGGGCACTCAATTTATAAGGTTTTGTTAGCGCCAGAAATGGCCCTGCTTGATCACTATACACAACTGCTGATCATTCCAGATGGCGTTTTAGGAAATCTTCCCTTTGAAGCACTTTTGACACAATCCCCAAAGCCAACGGCCCGAAACTTATCCAAATTCCCCTTTTTGATGCGGGATTTCAGATGTTCTTATGCAGCCTCTGCTACATTGTGGATGGATCAACAAAAGGATCTACTATCGACCAAGCCGCTGGAATGTCTTGGATTAGGCTGGGGAAAAAGAACCACCAGCTCGTTACCGGGTATTCCACAGCCGTTGAATGGTATAGCAGGTACAGAAACTGAACTCAAAATGCTCGAGAAAATCGTGGCTGGAGAATATTTCCTGGCAGATGCGGCTTCAGAGGCAAACTTCAAATCCAATGCACCGCGCTATGGGATACTACACTTGGCACTTCATGCCCGTGCATCGGAATCAGATCCACAAATCCTGTTTCCCAGCCCAGGAGATGATAAAGAGGACGGTGTGCTTCACTTTCATGAGCTTTTTCAATTAAAATTAAAGGCACGTTTGGCCGTGTTGAGTGCCTGCGAAACTGGAAGGGGGAAATTGATTCAGGGGGAAGGAATTCAAAGTATTTCAAGTGGCTTTGCTGCAATCGGTGTCCCTTCAGTCCTTATGAGCCTTTGGGAGGTAGACGACAATTCAGGTCAGCAATTGATGGAAGGGTTCTACCATGGGGTTCAGTCGGGATTGTCGCTCGACCACGCTTTGCAGCAAGCCAAATTAGACTTCCTTTCGCAAACGACTGGAGACAAAGGTGCTCCCTTCTATTGGGCTGCATTTGTTCCAATGGGAAATATGAAACCGATCGATCTGGCAACGCCCTACCACTCTAACACATGGCTGTTTGGCCTTTTGGCACTGGTTTCAGTGTGCATTTTTATAGCTTATTGCATCTACAATAAAAAACGTAAATCAACATGA
- a CDS encoding NTP transferase domain-containing protein, which yields MKAVIPVAGVGTTLRPHTHTQPKPLIPVAGKPILGHIIENLMSVGIKDFVFVIGYLGEKIEEFVRARYAGQINMEFVVQSPREGTGHAIWVARNSFIEADEILIVLGDTIFDVDLEAVLRSLDSTVGVQVVDDPRKFGVAMLDENGYVTSVVEKPRIPKSNLALVGLYRIKEVTALVDALQNLITNKERGDRNEYHLTDAIMKLIAAGVRIRTHMVDNWFDCGQKESLLETNRILLERIQHLPDYNFPDCVILHPVHISENCTIEGSIIGPNVAIAENAVIRNSIVKNSILGAYSQLDSIVLNGSVIGNDASLRGKSNSVNIGDNTEIDFNS from the coding sequence ATCAAAGCCGTCATCCCGGTCGCGGGTGTGGGTACCACACTCCGGCCACATACGCATACGCAGCCGAAACCGCTCATACCGGTGGCGGGTAAACCCATTTTGGGGCATATCATCGAAAACCTGATGTCGGTAGGCATCAAGGATTTTGTCTTTGTGATCGGCTACCTCGGGGAAAAAATCGAGGAGTTCGTGCGTGCACGTTACGCTGGCCAAATCAACATGGAGTTTGTCGTTCAATCTCCGCGTGAGGGGACCGGCCATGCCATCTGGGTGGCACGCAATTCGTTCATCGAAGCCGACGAAATCCTGATCGTACTGGGCGATACCATCTTCGATGTGGATTTGGAAGCTGTTTTGCGGTCATTGGACAGCACCGTCGGGGTTCAGGTGGTCGACGATCCGAGGAAGTTTGGCGTGGCGATGCTGGATGAAAACGGCTATGTCACAAGCGTCGTGGAGAAGCCGCGCATTCCCAAAAGCAACCTTGCATTGGTAGGATTGTACCGCATCAAGGAGGTGACGGCGCTCGTGGATGCCCTTCAAAACTTGATCACCAACAAGGAGCGGGGTGACCGCAACGAATATCACCTGACCGATGCGATCATGAAGTTGATTGCCGCCGGGGTGCGCATTCGCACGCACATGGTCGACAATTGGTTTGACTGCGGCCAAAAAGAAAGTTTGCTGGAGACGAATCGCATCCTCCTCGAACGCATCCAACACCTGCCGGATTACAATTTTCCAGATTGTGTGATCTTGCATCCGGTGCATATCTCGGAGAATTGCACGATCGAAGGCAGCATCATCGGTCCCAATGTCGCGATCGCTGAAAATGCAGTCATTCGGAATTCCATTGTGAAGAACTCCATTTTGGGCGCTTATTCGCAGTTGGATTCGATCGTGCTGAACGGCTCTGTGATCGGCAACGATGCCTCCCTCCGTGGCAAAAGCAACAGCGTGAACATCGGCGACAACACCGAGATTGACTTCAATTCCTGA
- a CDS encoding AarF/ABC1/UbiB kinase family protein translates to MKEQDKIPSSKVQRATRFIRTGAKVGRNYAVHYTKKIFDKDLDRSELDAKNAEDIYGELSQLKGGALKIAQMLSMDKGMLPREYTRKFANAQYSAPPLSAPLVVKTFREQFGKSPNEIFDEFDLHATHAASIGQVHKAKLNGKTLAVKIQYPGVADSIVSDLRMVRPIARRVAKISDADIGKFFDEVQARLIEETDYRLELKNAMEIGAACAHIPNLHFPKYYPELSGERILTMEWLEGMHMREFMETNPSAEIRNQIGQALWDFTTFQLHVLGKVHADPHPGNFLLTPDGKLGVLDFGCVKVVPPDFYKAYFSVIHPKVRNNPERLLQVCYALELLNEEDTESDRDFVLGILNTFLSLVEKPFFSETFNFGDDSYLDELYKFGMEVGRISDVQQKHGGRGSAHAIYVNRTFFGLMSLLNDLDVTINAHDHYILKMDID, encoded by the coding sequence ATGAAAGAACAAGACAAAATTCCGTCCTCAAAAGTGCAACGTGCAACACGTTTCATTCGCACAGGAGCCAAAGTAGGACGTAACTATGCGGTCCACTACACCAAAAAGATTTTTGACAAAGACCTCGATCGCTCCGAACTGGATGCCAAAAATGCCGAAGACATTTACGGGGAACTCAGCCAACTCAAGGGTGGGGCATTAAAAATTGCCCAAATGCTCAGCATGGACAAAGGAATGCTTCCGCGCGAATACACCCGCAAGTTTGCCAATGCCCAATACAGTGCGCCACCGCTATCCGCACCCTTGGTCGTGAAGACTTTCAGGGAGCAGTTTGGCAAGTCGCCCAATGAGATTTTTGACGAATTCGATTTGCATGCCACCCATGCCGCCTCGATTGGTCAGGTACACAAGGCCAAATTGAATGGCAAAACGCTGGCTGTCAAGATTCAATATCCTGGCGTCGCAGACTCCATCGTCTCAGACCTGCGCATGGTCAGGCCCATCGCAAGACGTGTTGCCAAAATTTCAGATGCAGATATCGGTAAGTTTTTTGATGAGGTACAGGCAAGACTTATCGAAGAAACCGATTACCGCCTCGAACTTAAAAATGCCATGGAAATCGGGGCAGCTTGCGCCCATATCCCCAATTTGCATTTCCCAAAATACTACCCCGAACTCAGCGGAGAGCGCATCTTGACCATGGAATGGCTGGAAGGAATGCACATGCGCGAGTTCATGGAGACGAATCCTTCAGCTGAAATTCGGAATCAAATCGGGCAAGCACTCTGGGACTTTACGACCTTTCAACTGCACGTTTTGGGAAAGGTGCATGCCGACCCGCATCCGGGCAACTTCCTGCTTACGCCCGACGGAAAGTTGGGGGTTCTGGATTTTGGTTGTGTGAAAGTTGTGCCCCCGGACTTCTACAAGGCCTATTTTTCCGTGATTCACCCCAAAGTGCGCAACAATCCCGAGCGGTTGCTGCAGGTTTGCTACGCCTTGGAGTTGCTGAATGAGGAGGACACGGAATCTGACAGGGATTTTGTGTTAGGGATTCTGAATACCTTTCTTTCCTTGGTCGAAAAGCCATTCTTCTCGGAAACTTTCAATTTTGGCGACGATTCCTACCTCGATGAGTTGTATAAATTCGGGATGGAAGTCGGCAGAATCAGCGATGTGCAGCAAAAACATGGCGGGCGAGGTAGCGCGCACGCCATCTATGTGAACCGTACATTTTTTGGTTTGATGAGTTTGTTGAATGACCTCGATGTCACCATCAATGCGCATGACCACTATATCCTTAAAATGGACATCGACTGA
- a CDS encoding TetR/AcrR family transcriptional regulator, whose protein sequence is MEHTSALIEAYKRLAFEKGTLPVSRMEIASAASLDIVDFETTFSTLEALQEAVWVQYLRTTLETLETSEEYAQYSVREKMLAYYYTFFENLGKEDEFVKMFAPKLGIWNYNPTFLGGFKHSFLIFVNELLKEGIESGEIAERMMIGDEYAGWHWPQMLFLLNKWITDESANHTVSDQAVEKAVNLGFDIMGRNVVDSAFDFAKFMVTGH, encoded by the coding sequence ATGGAACATACATCTGCGTTGATTGAAGCCTATAAGCGGCTTGCATTTGAAAAAGGAACGTTGCCGGTTTCGAGGATGGAAATAGCTAGCGCTGCCTCCCTCGACATCGTTGATTTTGAGACAACATTTTCAACCTTGGAGGCATTGCAAGAGGCCGTTTGGGTTCAGTACCTGCGTACAACACTCGAAACTCTTGAGACCTCTGAAGAATATGCCCAGTACAGCGTGCGCGAGAAGATGCTCGCATACTATTATACCTTTTTTGAAAACCTGGGAAAAGAAGACGAATTCGTCAAAATGTTTGCCCCAAAGTTGGGGATCTGGAACTACAATCCCACGTTTTTAGGGGGATTCAAGCATTCCTTCCTGATTTTCGTGAACGAATTGTTGAAGGAGGGCATTGAATCTGGAGAAATTGCAGAACGGATGATGATCGGTGACGAATACGCAGGCTGGCATTGGCCGCAGATGCTTTTTTTGCTCAACAAATGGATCACAGATGAAAGTGCCAACCATACGGTCAGTGATCAAGCAGTCGAAAAGGCTGTAAATCTGGGCTTCGATATCATGGGCAGGAATGTCGTGGATTCGGCGTTTGATTTTGCGAAATTCATGGTCACAGGCCATTGA
- a CDS encoding HlyC/CorC family transporter → MALELLFTFFLVFLNGFFVASEFAIVKVRASQLEVRVAEGHRAANLASHIVNHLDGYLAATQLGVTLASLGLGWIGEPVFSKVFLSITHALGIEMDEHLAENIAFVFAFTLMTMLHIIFGELAPKSVAIQRAEKVTLIVSFPLRVFYLVFKPFIWALNGISNVLLRVAGIAPSHEVEVHSNDELKFLMQQGQKTGAIEATDYDIIKNAFNFSERTARQVMVPRTQLLAIDLEDFDDQKLEEILEARFSRIPCHAGGLDNIVGVVYLKDLLLKIRRGEKFEIRDVMRPMPAVPETKKIGPLLKEFQQKHEQIAVVVNEYGGTSGIITMEDILEELVGEIQDEFDDEAPFVEMIKEGTYHVLAGTALDDINDMLPHAIKKDEHYETLAGLLSLRFGSIPAVNDKIEFDGYEFTVLKRDKNVVTLVQLVDLA, encoded by the coding sequence ATGGCCCTGGAGTTACTTTTTACGTTTTTTTTGGTTTTCCTGAATGGCTTTTTTGTCGCGTCGGAATTCGCAATCGTCAAGGTGCGCGCTTCTCAACTTGAAGTACGTGTCGCAGAAGGGCATCGTGCAGCTAATCTAGCGTCACACATCGTCAATCACTTGGATGGTTATCTCGCTGCAACGCAGCTCGGGGTTACTTTGGCAAGTCTTGGTTTGGGTTGGATTGGCGAACCTGTCTTTTCCAAGGTGTTTTTGTCGATCACCCATGCGCTTGGGATAGAGATGGATGAGCACTTGGCGGAGAACATTGCTTTCGTTTTTGCCTTCACCCTGATGACGATGTTGCACATCATCTTTGGCGAGCTCGCCCCCAAGTCAGTGGCGATTCAGCGTGCTGAGAAGGTGACACTCATTGTTTCTTTCCCGTTGCGGGTTTTTTACCTTGTTTTTAAGCCTTTCATTTGGGCACTCAACGGGATTTCCAACGTGCTCTTGAGGGTGGCAGGAATTGCTCCGTCACACGAAGTAGAGGTCCATAGCAACGACGAATTGAAATTTTTGATGCAGCAAGGGCAAAAGACGGGTGCCATTGAAGCGACGGACTACGACATCATCAAAAATGCCTTCAATTTCTCGGAGCGTACAGCAAGACAGGTGATGGTTCCGCGCACGCAGTTGCTGGCAATCGATTTGGAGGACTTTGACGATCAGAAGTTGGAGGAAATCCTTGAGGCACGTTTTTCGCGGATTCCCTGCCACGCGGGCGGGCTTGACAATATTGTCGGTGTCGTTTACCTCAAGGACCTCCTCTTGAAAATCCGCCGAGGGGAAAAATTTGAAATTCGTGATGTCATGCGCCCAATGCCGGCAGTACCGGAAACCAAAAAAATCGGTCCGCTGCTCAAGGAGTTTCAACAAAAGCATGAGCAGATCGCCGTGGTCGTTAACGAGTACGGAGGCACAAGCGGCATTATCACGATGGAAGACATCTTGGAAGAGCTTGTAGGCGAGATTCAGGATGAATTTGATGACGAGGCACCGTTTGTTGAAATGATCAAAGAAGGCACCTACCATGTCCTTGCAGGAACGGCCCTCGATGATATCAATGACATGCTGCCGCACGCGATCAAGAAGGACGAGCATTATGAAACGCTTGCCGGTCTGCTCAGCTTGCGGTTTGGGTCAATTCCTGCGGTGAACGACAAGATCGAATTTGATGGGTATGAGTTCACCGTATTGAAACGGGACAAAAATGTGGTAACCTTGGTTCAATTGGTCGATTTGGCTTGA
- a CDS encoding group III truncated hemoglobin: MAAHNAKRELLSRADLDELILALYERLMVDPQIGRFFTQVVPLDLAHHIPKIASFWESLLFQTGDYQGDPMAVHIHLNRLSKLDREDFEVWLGHFDAAVDELFEGENAERAKQRARSIATLMQIKIQRDA; encoded by the coding sequence ATGGCAGCACACAATGCAAAAAGAGAACTTTTATCCCGTGCGGATCTTGACGAATTGATTTTGGCATTGTACGAAAGATTGATGGTCGACCCCCAAATCGGTAGGTTTTTCACACAAGTTGTTCCGTTGGATTTAGCACACCATATCCCGAAAATTGCGAGCTTTTGGGAATCCCTGCTTTTCCAAACCGGGGATTATCAGGGAGATCCAATGGCGGTACATATCCATCTCAACCGCCTTTCGAAGCTGGATCGCGAAGATTTTGAGGTTTGGCTCGGTCATTTTGATGCAGCCGTGGATGAATTGTTTGAAGGCGAAAACGCAGAACGTGCCAAGCAGAGGGCAAGGTCGATCGCAACCTTGATGCAAATCAAAATCCAACGCGACGCTTGA
- a CDS encoding sulfite exporter TauE/SafE family protein, with the protein MLAAFLTGLVGSLHCLGMCGPIALALPGTERQGWRYLLGRLLYNVGRLLTYSMLGGIVALLGVAAAMFEMQRWFSLALGAILILIALKHYGVFGKRAQSSDNFLNRAWRRGMGKIMQIRGLGGLFALGLMNGILPCGLVYAGLFLAANSTYAWEGMAKMALFGLGTLPLMLSLSWSGKWLTGWLRNKSRFVMPVVMTFMGTLFLLRGMALGIPYLSPKMEAGSEPGKVKMSCCEKIEGGKASSRAKSSTDYTAPETPTEKTP; encoded by the coding sequence ATGCTCGCAGCCTTTCTCACCGGTTTGGTTGGTAGCCTGCACTGCTTGGGCATGTGCGGACCGATCGCCTTGGCTTTGCCGGGAACGGAAAGACAAGGGTGGCGCTACCTGTTGGGGCGATTGCTGTACAATGTCGGTAGGTTGCTCACCTACAGCATGCTCGGTGGCATCGTGGCTTTGCTCGGTGTCGCTGCAGCCATGTTTGAAATGCAACGTTGGTTTTCATTGGCATTGGGAGCCATTTTGATCCTGATTGCCCTCAAGCATTATGGGGTATTTGGTAAAAGAGCCCAGTCCAGTGACAATTTCCTGAACCGTGCTTGGCGGCGCGGAATGGGGAAGATCATGCAAATCCGTGGATTGGGAGGTCTTTTTGCTTTAGGTTTGATGAACGGCATCTTGCCTTGCGGTCTTGTCTATGCAGGGCTTTTCCTCGCAGCCAATTCGACGTATGCCTGGGAAGGAATGGCAAAAATGGCCCTTTTCGGTCTCGGAACTTTGCCGCTGATGCTCAGCCTGTCTTGGTCGGGAAAATGGCTCACGGGTTGGTTGCGCAACAAGTCACGCTTTGTCATGCCGGTCGTGATGACCTTCATGGGCACCCTCTTTCTGTTGCGCGGGATGGCACTGGGAATTCCCTACCTCAGCCCCAAAATGGAAGCCGGCTCCGAACCTGGAAAGGTGAAAATGTCCTGTTGTGAAAAAATCGAAGGTGGTAAGGCTAGTAGTCGAGCAAAATCGTCGACTGACTACACTGCGCCAGAAACACCGACCGAAAAAACGCCTTGA
- a CDS encoding FixH family protein — translation MSKKKREWWPIGIVAAFAIFIGGIITAVTIMINNDVPLISDDYYAKEIAYQEQIDKSIRGISPAQKPVIKVLAATKALEISFPNFSKGNLKGKVTFFRPSDPTKDFSIDLLTDESGMQWVSMRERAQGLWQIQIEWSEQATEYYYEEQILI, via the coding sequence ATGAGCAAGAAAAAAAGAGAATGGTGGCCGATTGGAATTGTCGCTGCCTTTGCAATCTTCATCGGTGGAATCATCACGGCCGTGACCATTATGATCAACAATGATGTGCCGTTGATATCCGACGATTACTACGCCAAGGAGATTGCTTATCAAGAACAGATTGATAAGTCTATTCGGGGTATTTCACCAGCGCAAAAGCCTGTCATCAAGGTGCTTGCGGCAACCAAGGCCCTCGAAATTTCATTCCCCAATTTTTCCAAGGGTAACTTGAAAGGGAAAGTGACTTTTTTCCGTCCCTCGGATCCAACCAAGGACTTCAGCATTGATTTGCTCACCGACGAGTCGGGAATGCAATGGGTGAGCATGCGTGAGCGCGCCCAAGGGCTCTGGCAGATTCAAATCGAGTGGTCGGAGCAGGCAACGGAGTACTATTATGAGGAACAAATTCTAATCTGA
- the ccoG gene encoding cytochrome c oxidase accessory protein CcoG — translation MESAEFRDQLYNVNNSGRRVGFFPKRPSGRFFNARRIVSFVLLIIFFGIPWIKVNGEPFFLLDVLQRKFIIFGFAFWPQDFVLFAIFAVTFIIFIFLFTAILGRIWCGWACPQTIFLEMVYRRIEYWIEGDYTKQRKLKAQDWNGEKIRKRLLKHTIFLLIAFWVSHTVIAFFLGMDTVLGYVRDSPMEHPLLFGFVLINTGVFYFVFSYFREQACIYMCPYGRLQGVMIDQNTLAVSYDNVRGEPRGKLKKNSEVSTTGDCIDCKLCVAVCPTGIDIRNGNQLECVACTACIDACDEVMDKIGKPKGLVRYASHNQIVNNTKFRLTPRTYLYMGVLTVLIGSFIGLLVTSGNLKMTLLRAPGQTYATTNSGNITNLYSLSVVNKSKEDRHLDFRLHDSKGKITVLGAPHLELEGGKAATGDVLVELPKEEIKGMSFDLEIDVVEKGEVIRTLSTSFSGPMF, via the coding sequence ATGGAATCTGCAGAATTTCGCGATCAGCTCTACAATGTAAACAACTCTGGTCGTCGTGTCGGGTTCTTCCCCAAACGTCCGAGTGGACGGTTTTTTAATGCTAGACGGATCGTCAGCTTTGTATTACTGATCATCTTTTTTGGCATTCCGTGGATCAAAGTCAACGGTGAACCCTTCTTCTTGCTGGATGTACTTCAGCGCAAGTTCATCATTTTTGGCTTTGCATTCTGGCCGCAAGACTTTGTTTTGTTTGCCATCTTTGCCGTCACCTTTATCATTTTCATTTTCCTTTTTACCGCCATCTTGGGAAGAATATGGTGCGGATGGGCATGCCCACAAACCATATTCCTGGAAATGGTCTATCGCCGCATCGAATATTGGATTGAAGGTGATTATACCAAGCAGCGGAAGCTGAAAGCCCAGGATTGGAACGGGGAAAAGATTCGGAAGCGGCTTCTGAAACACACCATTTTCCTTCTGATCGCATTTTGGGTCAGCCATACAGTGATCGCCTTCTTTTTGGGGATGGATACGGTTTTGGGTTATGTTCGTGATTCCCCGATGGAGCATCCTCTCCTTTTCGGATTTGTGCTCATCAATACCGGCGTGTTCTATTTTGTATTCTCTTATTTCAGAGAGCAGGCCTGCATCTACATGTGCCCTTACGGTCGTCTTCAAGGTGTCATGATTGACCAAAATACCTTGGCCGTAAGCTACGACAATGTACGCGGCGAGCCGAGAGGGAAACTAAAGAAAAATAGCGAAGTTTCGACGACCGGAGATTGCATCGACTGCAAACTTTGCGTTGCCGTTTGCCCGACCGGCATTGATATTCGCAATGGCAATCAATTGGAATGCGTGGCCTGTACCGCCTGTATCGATGCCTGTGACGAAGTCATGGACAAAATTGGCAAGCCCAAGGGGCTCGTGAGATACGCATCCCACAATCAGATTGTCAACAACACCAAATTCAGGCTTACACCACGCACCTATCTTTATATGGGTGTCCTGACAGTTCTCATCGGATCCTTCATCGGACTCTTGGTGACCTCTGGAAACCTGAAAATGACCCTTCTCAGAGCGCCCGGTCAGACTTATGCCACAACCAATTCAGGCAATATCACCAATCTCTACAGCCTCTCTGTCGTGAATAAATCCAAGGAGGACCGCCATCTGGACTTCCGTTTGCACGATTCAAAGGGCAAGATTACGGTTTTGGGAGCGCCGCATTTGGAACTTGAAGGCGGAAAAGCCGCCACAGGTGACGTTTTGGTGGAACTTCCCAAAGAGGAAATCAAAGGAATGAGCTTCGATCTCGAAATCGATGTTGTTGAAAAGGGTGAGGTGATCCGTACCTTGAGTACTTCTTTTAGTGGACCAATGTTTTAA